A DNA window from Halomonas zincidurans B6 contains the following coding sequences:
- the fabZ gene encoding 3-hydroxyacyl-ACP dehydratase FabZ: MIMDINEIREYLPHRYPFLLVDRVMELELGEYIVAHKNVSINEPFFNGHFPHHPIMPGVLIIEALAQAAGILGFKTVNKLPRDGYVYYYVGSDNVRLKRPAMPGDQLRLEARVIFAKRGIWKFACRATADGELVCEADIICAERKVA, encoded by the coding sequence ATGATAATGGACATCAACGAAATTCGCGAGTATCTCCCTCACCGCTATCCATTCCTGCTGGTCGATCGGGTGATGGAGCTGGAACTCGGCGAATACATCGTTGCCCACAAGAACGTCAGCATCAACGAGCCTTTCTTCAACGGGCATTTTCCGCACCATCCGATCATGCCCGGCGTGCTGATCATCGAGGCGTTGGCGCAAGCAGCGGGCATCCTGGGCTTCAAGACGGTCAACAAGCTGCCCCGCGACGGTTACGTCTACTATTATGTGGGCAGCGACAACGTGCGCCTCAAACGACCGGCCATGCCCGGCGATCAGTTGCGTCTGGAAGCCCGGGTGATCTTCGCCAAGCGCGGCATCTGGAAGTTCGCTTGTCGCGCCACGGCCGACGGCGAGCTGGTCTGCGAAGCCGAC
- the lpxD gene encoding UDP-3-O-(3-hydroxymyristoyl)glucosamine N-acyltransferase produces MKTTKTFSCSLGELATRLGATLVGDGERRVSGLATLSDAGPDDISFLANKAYLKYLPATRAAAVLLHPAHVADCPVARLELDNPYLAYAELSRLFDPMAMPQEAGVHPSAMVAEDVSLGANVRIEAQAVVERGAVLGDDVVIGPGSVIGADSSLGAGSRLYANVTVYHGVTIGERAILHSGCVIGADGFGFAHDGARWHKIAQLGGVIIGDEVEVGSCSSIDRGALGDTLIGDDVKIDSQVQIAHNVQIGAHSALAGCVGIAGSTRVGRHCMLGGGVGLSGHLTICDGVQVTGMSLVTNSITEPGVYSSGTGAMQNALWRKNAVRFKQLDDIAKRLSRLERDARQS; encoded by the coding sequence ATGAAGACGACCAAGACCTTTTCCTGCTCGCTGGGCGAGCTGGCCACGCGACTGGGGGCGACCCTCGTCGGTGACGGCGAACGCCGGGTCAGCGGCCTGGCGACGCTCAGCGATGCCGGCCCGGACGATATCAGCTTTCTCGCCAACAAGGCGTATCTCAAGTATCTACCCGCAACCCGGGCGGCCGCGGTACTGCTGCACCCGGCCCATGTCGCCGACTGCCCGGTCGCGCGTCTCGAGCTGGACAACCCTTACCTGGCCTACGCCGAGCTCTCGCGGCTGTTCGATCCCATGGCGATGCCTCAGGAGGCCGGCGTGCATCCGTCGGCGATGGTCGCCGAGGACGTCTCGCTAGGCGCCAACGTGCGTATCGAGGCCCAGGCGGTCGTCGAACGCGGCGCGGTGCTCGGCGACGACGTAGTGATCGGCCCGGGCAGCGTGATCGGCGCCGACTCGTCGCTGGGTGCCGGTTCGCGGCTGTACGCCAATGTCACCGTCTATCACGGCGTGACGATTGGCGAACGCGCCATTCTGCACAGTGGCTGCGTGATCGGTGCCGACGGCTTCGGCTTCGCCCACGACGGCGCGCGCTGGCACAAGATCGCCCAACTGGGCGGGGTGATCATCGGCGACGAGGTCGAAGTGGGCAGCTGCTCGAGCATCGATCGCGGCGCGCTGGGCGATACCCTGATCGGCGATGACGTCAAGATCGACAGCCAGGTTCAGATCGCCCACAACGTGCAGATCGGTGCGCACAGTGCGCTGGCCGGCTGTGTCGGCATCGCCGGTTCGACCCGGGTCGGTCGTCATTGCATGCTGGGCGGTGGTGTCGGTCTTTCCGGCCACCTGACGATCTGCGACGGCGTGCAAGTCACCGGCATGAGCCTGGTCACCAATTCGATCACCGAGCCCGGCGTCTACTCGTCGGGTACCGGCGCCATGCAGAACGCGCTATGGCGCAAGAATGCCGTGCGTTTCAAGCAGTTGGACGATATCGCCAAGCGTCTTAGTCGGCTTGAGCGCGACGCGCGTCAGTCTTGA